ATTGGACGCAGGAGGGGCTCGGTAAGTTCCATCATTACGTATTCGAGCGGATTCGAGCCATTTGAAAACCAACTTAAGATGGCGCGGATAATGAGAATCCAGAACAGTAAAGAAAGTACTTGGCGCACTAGCATTAGTACTGAGAACATCAGTAATTCTATGATCGGAACGCCGACGCCTTGTAACGACGCCAGAATAAAGTACTGCAATACGGTAATTGCAACAGCAACTAGGGTCGTTGCAAGATCGAGTTTGCCGGCGTTAGGAATCACTTTGCGGAGCGGCTGCACAAGCGGATTCGTAATTTTCCGGATAAATTCAGCAACCGGAGAAAAATAGTTCGCCTGCACTAGCTGCATCCACACGCGCAAAATGAGGGCCGCTGTGTAGAGTGAAAACAGTGTTGAGATTAAAAATATAAAGGCTTCGTTCATAACCGTTCCTTAAAATAATTTTGCCATTTCTTGGTTACGAGCAACTGCAGCACGAACCGCTTCTTCTGAAATATCGCCAAGGTGATGCGCTTGGTAAGCTTCAATACCCTTCGCGGTGGACCCGCCTTTACTCGTGACCTGTTTACGCAGGTCCTCTAAACTTAGGTCGCTTTCCGTCGCCATTTTTGCGGCACCTAAACAAGTTTGCTGAACCATGGCTCGCGCTGTTTCGGTATCGAAACCAAGCTTCTCCGCAGCCTTTTGTAAACCGTCCATAAACTCAAAGAAATAAGCGGGACCACTACCTGCCACCGCGCCTAACACATCAATACTGGCTTCTTCCTCTAACCAAATCGTCAAACCCACAAAATCAAAAACTTGTTCAATAAAATCTTTGTCGGCTTGGGTCACTTTCTGGTCGGCAACAAGCCCCGACACACCTTCACCTACGAGTGAGGGGGTATTCGGCATAATCCGAATGACGCGCGCTTCGTCGCCCAGGTATTGATAATATTTTTCAATAGGAACACCTGCGGCAACGGTGGTGACCAGCTTGTCGGCAAAGCTCGGTATTTGCGCCTTGAGGTCTGCACAAACGTCTTTCATCATCTGAGGTTTGACCGACAATACGATGACATCACAACTTGCAACAAGCTCCACATTATTCTGTGTCGTATGAATACCGAAGTCTTGTTCTAACGTGTCAAGCTTGGGCCGGCTGCGGTTACTGGCCCAAATTTTATTCGCAGGGTATCCACCCTTAATCATTCCACCAATAATACTGCGAGGCATATTGCCTGCGCCGATAAATCCTATCGTTCGTTGTTCACTTGTGTGACTCATGGGTAATTTCTGACCTTTTCAATTAATCTTTACTGCGTGCTCCAAAAATATCGGTACCGACACGAACCATTGTCGAACCATGATAGATGGCGGCTTCTAAATCGTTACTCATACCAACCGACAGTGTATCAACCTGAGGCAGTTTCTGCTGCAAGTTCTGAAAACACTGGTACAAAGCCTTCAGGCTCTTTTGTTGTTGCGTGGGCGTAGGCGCCGCAGCCGGAATTGCCATGAGGCCGCGTAATCTGAGTCGTGGATAGTTTACGGCTTCTTCGGCGAACGCTATTACTTCTGCAGCGGAGATACCGCTTTTCGAATCCTCGTCGTCGATGTTTACTTGAATTAATACCTGCAACGCAGACATCGATGCTGGACGCTGGTCACTCAAACGCTTTGCAATTTTCAATCGATCAATACTATGAACCCACGCAAAATTCTCGGCAACTTGCTTTGTTTTATT
This genomic interval from Idiomarinaceae bacterium HL-53 contains the following:
- a CDS encoding YggT family protein; its protein translation is MNEAFIFLISTLFSLYTAALILRVWMQLVQANYFSPVAEFIRKITNPLVQPLRKVIPNAGKLDLATTLVAVAITVLQYFILASLQGVGVPIIELLMFSVLMLVRQVLSLLFWILIIRAILSWFSNGSNPLEYVMMELTEPLLRPIRRVLPPMGGLDLSVLILIIAIQFLRIAIG
- a CDS encoding pyrroline-5-carboxylate reductase, whose product is MSHTSEQRTIGFIGAGNMPRSIIGGMIKGGYPANKIWASNRSRPKLDTLEQDFGIHTTQNNVELVASCDVIVLSVKPQMMKDVCADLKAQIPSFADKLVTTVAAGVPIEKYYQYLGDEARVIRIMPNTPSLVGEGVSGLVADQKVTQADKDFIEQVFDFVGLTIWLEEEASIDVLGAVAGSGPAYFFEFMDGLQKAAEKLGFDTETARAMVQQTCLGAAKMATESDLSLEDLRKQVTSKGGSTAKGIEAYQAHHLGDISEEAVRAAVARNQEMAKLF